GAACCCAAGCGTTCTGGGTGTTTGGGGAACTCCAAATCTCAGGTTTTGATAAACACCCAAAATTCATGAATTCGGGAAAAATCAATTCCCCCAAACCCATAAAttcgaaaaaaattattttttccgaAATCATAAATACGAGAGAATTGCATTCTCCCGAATCCATAGGCTCAAGAGAATACAATTCTCcttaattcaattatataatatattatataatattatgctatataatatgtatatagaaTGCAATTGTATCCATTCTCCCGAACTCATGGGTTTGGGAGAATGGatactattatatttatattatattgttatatattatatgtatattatattataactctatacatatatatataatgattttgtatataaattatttcgaaTCATTCTCTTCGAAATctttggattaatattatatttattttttttgaattaatgttgctttaatcttaatttttcttttgagttaattttaatttttgataccAATAAATCAACCTAATCTAATCCAAATTTCATTGTGCAAAATTACGTAAGTTGGTTTCAATTTTGTACAtcatttactttcatattttatatcattggtatcattattttcattttaaaaataaaaactcctTACCCCCGAAGGGCGAGATTTGGGGAACCCCATACCCCCCGAATCTCATTATTCGGGGAAGCCCTCACCCCCCGAACAGCGAGATTCGGGGGATGAGGGGTTATTCAGGAGGTATGGGGTTTCTCGAATCTCACCCTTCGGGGAAGCCCTCACCCCCTGAACAGGGAGATTCGAGGGGTGACAGAACCCCTAACTCCTTGAAGGAGGGGCATTACCTAGTTTTGAGATTTCGGGGAATTGCAATGAAAAAAGTGGGCAATGCAAGCTAAGTGGGCGACGACGAGAGACCGACAGTGGTCTGTGAGAGTGgtctaaagaagaagaagaagaacatggtTTGATGCGTGAAGAAAGAGAACAGGAAGAAAATCAGGGTTTGATACGAAGAAGAACAACTTGGATGCGCGTGGGGTGTGTTTTTTGAAGGATGAGTGCTTAGAGGGTATATTTGGTATATAAATTGTTGGATAAAGTAATAAATGTGATTGcgaatagtaaaatttaatattttacgtGTAGTgattacaaaaaatcaaaatttatgattacaaatagaatttccctaatcTTTTATCTCACCTTCCTTCtcactatttattatattataaataatttattttttatttttaatttatttataaaattatacatattctAATCGCtcgttatttttctttctattttacttcttattttatttatttattaataaattttaattgtatttattttaccttatttataatttttactattataaaaatttattatttattttataatttaataatatatatgacgatatttaatttttataatatttaatatatttataaataaatttactaatatttttaaatacaatCATTTAAGAAAATTGTTTGAaatattacattaaaaatataaaaaaaagtgcTACAAATTTTATGTGAATTTAATAAtgtgtataattttatataaaaaactataaatatatttaacacttgtatataaaaaaactataaatatatttaatatagaaTTATCTTTGCAcacttaatatataaaataattaaatatacaaaataatcaaatatacacatatacataattaataattaaatatacaaaataaccaaatattcacatatacaaaattaataatcagatacacaaatcaatatcaaaatacacaaaatacaaatatttgagCAATTAGTTGAGTAATTTTCCCTTTCCAACTTTGTTAAGAAAATTGAACGTTAACGAATATTTGGCTAATGACAAGACAAATAGAGAATAACATTGGAGCAGTTTCCTCCAAATTTTAGAGATGGCCTTATGGCACCACTCAACAAGTTTAAGTGGGAGACCAACAAATCCAACCCTTTAAAGGTTTGTAAAACTATCATTCAAGGTTGGTAATAGATTATATATAACCATTTCCTTAgtgattcaaaatttatatgtaatttagttaatatacaCTTAAAAGATGATAATTATAagttatgaattattaaaaaaaatatatgattacgCAAGctaaatgattaattaaaaatgaaactTGTGTGTATACAGTAATTCATAAATTACGCAAGctaaatgattaattaaaaatgaaaaaaataattagccAAACCAATCAACACAAGCACAAAATGGGAAATCAGAGACATTGAAAGCGTGAAAAGGGAACCCTGCTGGAGTCTAATGATAAAAGTCATGGAACATGAAATTTCAATCACTTCCTATCAAATGTATGCCAAAAAAGTCCAGTGCGTCATTGTCCAGCTAATTAAGGCTTATGGTCTACATATTCaacttgttggaaaatttgCATAACACAGTGCTGCTGCCTGAACATGATCCAAATGCATCACTGTCCacacttttgaattttttttatcacccATCATATTTTCCATCCCCAAAATTAAATGGGATTTGAACAgtcaaatgaaaattaattaatatgccTCGTACCCCTTCTATATAAATCCCCCCATTAACATTCTTTTTGATCATCCAAGAGTACCAAATAATTGGGCAACAGACCATGGCTTCCtctttatatttctttatgttCATGCACTTGATCATCTCTTGCTTTCAACTTATTACGGCAACTCCTAATAATTTCTCTTTCGTGCAGCCACTCTGCCATGCTGAAGAGAGCTCTGCTCTTTTGCAATTCAAGCAAACCTTTTCTCTCAACAAATCTGCATCTTTTGATCCCTTGGCTTATTGGAAGCTACAATCATGGAAGTTCCAAGGTGGTGGAGCCAACGACTGCTGCTCTTGGGATGGTGTCGAGTGTGACCAGTCTACAGGTCATGTAGTTGGTCTTGACCTCAGTAGCAGTTTCCTCTTTGGCTCTATCAACTCGAGCAGTAGCCTATTCAGCCTAGTGCATCTTAGGAAGCTCAACCTTGCTGATAACCACTTCAATTACTCTCAAATCCCATCGAAAATCAGCCATCTTTTGCTGTTAACAACTCTCAACCTCTCTCTATCTGCATTTTCAGGCCTAATCCCTGTGGAAATTTCCAAATTGTCCAAATTGATTTCACTTgatctttctcaaaattcagcACCATTCCTACTTGAAAAGCCTGGTCTCCAGAGCTTGCTTCAAAACTTAACTAGCCTGGAAGAAATTCATCTTGGTGATGTGAATATAACTTCCAAATTAACATTGCCCAACATCTCGTCTCTCACAACTCTAAGCTTGAGTTATTGTGGGTTGTATGGAACATTTCCCACATCCATATTCCATCTACCAAAGCTTCGAGTTCTCAACTTACGTGGTAATAATTACCTTACTGGCCATTTGCCAGAATTTCAACATACTAGCCCACTTCAAAAGTTGATACTTGCTTTCACCAATTTCTCTGGTGAGCTACCAAACACGATAGGAAATCTTAGTTTCCTAGATACATTGGACTTATCAAGCTGTAACTTCTCAGGATCCATTCCAGCTTCACTTAACCGGACACAACTCACTATTCTGAAACTTAACTCTAATATCTTTAGTGGTCAGATTCTTTCCTTGGCAGGCTTATCACGACTTTGGTATTTAGGCCTTTCTTACAATGAATTTGATGTAGGAAGCATGTTTTGGCTTTGGAATCTAACTAGCCTCACTACATTGCTCCTTAGCGGCATAGATTTACAAGGTTCGGTCCTTTCGAGTcctgtaaacaaaatccaacataCTACCATAGGCCTTTCCAACAACACTactcttttgaattttgagcGGTTAGAGTTCGACTCATGCAACCTCAGAGAGTTCCCATATTTTTTGAGCTTCCAAAATCAACTTGAGGAGCTTTctcttgaaaacaataaaattcaTGGCCAAATTCCAGCCTGGATGTTAAACATAAGTAAAGATACTCTCGGGATATTAAGCCTAAAAGACAACTATCTCACAGGCTTTGAGCAACAACCAATTATTCTTCCTTGGGCTAAGTTACAACTGTTAGAACTTAGCAACAACAAGTTGCAGGGAAGGCTGCCAATTCCACCAAAATCTATTCTCGCTTATCATGCCTCAAACAATGCAATCATTGGAGAACTTTCCCCATTGATCTGTACATTGAGTTCCCTTTACATTCTTGATTTGTTTAACAACAATTTGACAGGATCAATTCCACCATGTCTGAGCAACTTCAGTGATTCTCTATTAGCTCTTGATCTCGGAGGCAACAACTTCTATGGTCCCATTCCCCAGGCATACAACAAAGGAAACAAACTAGAGTTAATTGGCTTTGCTCGAAATCAACTATCAGGGAAACTACCAAAATCATTGGCAAATTGTACCGTGCTTAAGATTCTTGACATCTCCTATAATCTAATTGAAGGTGCATTCCCTTTTTGGTTGGGAACTCTTACAGAGCTAGAGGTTCTCAACTTGCACTCCAACAAATTCTATGGTGCAATAAGGAGTCCAAGAACCAAGTTTGAATTCTCAAAGTTGCGCATCATCATCCTCTCCCACAATGGTTTTTCAGGTGATTTGCCAACAAAATACTTTCGTAGTTGGAATGCAATAAAATCACTAGGAGAAGAGGAGACAAATCAAGCAACCGTCACCGTAAAGTTTCAATTGCCAGGTTTACGGTGGGAAAACAATTTTTTCTACTCTATGACCATAACAAACAAAGGTGTAGACAGAGAGTATCTTAAGACTTTGGAAATTTTCATTGGCATTGATCTCTCAAGCAACAAATTTGAAGGGGAAATTCCAAAATCTTTGGGAGATCTCAAGGCACTTCAGCTACTGAACCTTTCTAACAACGAGTTGAGTGGCGGAATCCCATCATTCTTGGGGGACCTATCCAACCTTGAAGCCTTGGACCTTGCTCAAAACAAGCTCTCAGGGGAGATCCCTCAACAATTAACACAACTCACTTTCCTTGAATTCTTTAATGTCTCCCACAATAATCTCACTGGACTTATCCCAAAAGGTAATCAATTCAATACGTTTCAGAAGAACTCGTATGAAGGGAATTCAGGACTTTGCGGGGAGCCACTTTTAAGGAACTGTGGAGAATTAGATGCACCCTTGCCAACATTGTCACCGCAACCTGTAGACTCTGAAGGAAGCAATGATTCACTATTTCCTAGTGGAGTTGATTTGATTGTCATATGCATGGGATTTGGAAGTGGGATGACAATTGGGTTCGCTATCGGGCAAATGCTGATCTCTAAGTAGCACAAATGGTTCCTGGTAAGGAAGAAAAACAATCAAAGAATGGAGAGGAGGAGGAAACTGTAAGTTGACTAGAGAATGTTTCGTGAGACCAATTTTATGCTTCTTGCCTTACGTATTTCTTCTAGTTTCAATCACCTAGTGTAAGCATCACACTAGCTTGCATTCATGAGCTTACTATGGACTAAAATTTGGTTCTTCCTTTCACAAGATTACAATAGACCATCAACACGactatatataataaatctcACCCTTTTTTGAGTACACTAGGCCATGCTTATGAATGAAAAAGCACATGTCATCTTCATGTTAGTAATTTCACCCATTTTGGAATACTTCCTCATCActtaacaacaaaaataaattataatcagaaataaatgtgtgtgtgtgtgtatgccaAGCAAATGACTTTGCAAAGACTTGTTAAGCTTCATGCATGGCCACATGAAGACGATGATATGATTCCAACGTACTTCCATCTTATATGCACCATTCGACGAGTTGGACAGATTATCATTCATAGATTCAacttacaataaaaaaaaactaaatttggaGTGACTTGACGATTTCTTTGTCTATGGTGCAAAGACATGTGTGCATTATTTTCTATCCTTTAGCTTACGTTCAAAGTTAAACGAGAATTGAAAGTCAAAATGAGAATTAATTAGTATGCCTCATGTAGATCTTTCTAACTAAATCCCCTTCTTATTAATAACGTTCTCTTCTTGCTTACCTGAGagaactataatatatatatatatatatatatgtatgaatatgCCACACACTATGGCTTTGCCTATTCTCTCTCCTTCTTATTTTGGTCTAACTTTTgaaatggaataaaaaaaaagtgaaaatggtgtaaattttgtctttattttttcattcttgCTGAAAAAGTCACCACTATCCTTTCTCTTCCTCCCCACCCAAATTGAGAAGACCTTTGATATTGTAACTTCTTGTTGACACTAATACCATAAAATTTTTGGTAACTCTTCACCTCTTGACAACTCACATCAAACTCGAACAAcgtttttagttttcattttttttaacataaataaaaattaatggaCTCAAATTAGAATGAtgaaatggaatggaatggaaattttTAACGCTATTTTTAGACAACCCATAAGTTTTTAGAATcgatttaaaatttagaaatttttttagactttttagtatttatttgaACCAATCAAAAACTGCCACTTCATTGAGTTTCTCAAATCGAACTATTACTATAGCGGGGTCCTATTTTAAATGTATGTTTGATGGCTATGGGGATTCAATTCCCCATACATGTGCAACACTATACTCGAAGGAAGGTCAGGGCACTTGCTAGCTAGAGCTAGAGATTATTCCAACTAGCGTGGTAGGCCCATTAGCTTCAACATTAAAAGTCCAAATAAAGGATCTTGTGTTTTAAGTCACACAAGAGCACCTTTGCTTGTTAATTGTGTTTTGATGAGTTGTCTAgtcattattatttaattttaagcaGCAAAGAAATTAATGATTCTATCACTAAAACCTAATAAAAAAGGGTTGTGTTAGGATCATGGACTTTTCTTGGTAAAGATAGATTAGGTAATATTTCTCATAAGTGACCAAAGAGCTATCAAACCCATACTAGTATAGAACAACTGAGTATGATCTCATCTACACACAAAAATCTCTACCAATAGCTTAAGGGGATTTCTTCTATTCCATGTTTGAGCAACTTCGACCATTCATTGAAAAGTCTTAATTATGGAGGCAACAACTTCAATCGTCTCGTTCCTCAGACATACAACAAAGGAAACAGATTGAATCATTagaaacactacaaaaaaaattgattttttgcaacggttttaaaaatcgccgcaaaaagtATTTTACGACGGTTTTGAAATCGTTGCAAAATATGACCTTTGCAGCggttcttttaaaattttgcggtgatttccaaaaaatcgtcgctaaatttaaaaaataattaaataataaaaaaattaaattttgtttcgCGGTggtttaattcaaaaaaaaaaattcaaaattaatattaaattaacttttgttgcgattttcaaaaaccgctgcaaaattcaaaaaaaattaaatttagcggcggttttttaaaaatcgccgctaaatttaaaacaaattaagtaatttaaaattaatattaaattaactttTGCGGCGGTTCtcaaaaactgtcgcaaaattcaaaaaataaataaatttagcgacgattttccaaaaaatagccgctaaatttaaaaaaaaaattaaaattaaaattaaattaacatttgcggcgggttttgaaaatcgccactaaattaaaaaaaattaaaattaaaattaaataaaaatcttaaatattaaaattcattattttcattaaaaaaattaaattttgcttaagaaaataattaaaaattaaataaatataaaatcttaaaaataaatttaaaattacatttaaattaatagtaaaattcattaaaaatataatttaaaaaagtaaaaataaatttaacaaaattttaatatataaaattttaataatttttaaaaaatatataaaatcttcttttttatttttaatcaattaatttatttaatttaactcaattaatttatttttaatttattctattattcttttaaaaaataatcaattaataaatgtttttaatatatattaaaaaatataaaatataattctgaaaattagttgttagattagtatataatatatatatgtgcatatatgttaaggGGTTCTTCGCAAATCAGGTGGTCGCGTGCACGTGCGCGCACACAAGGGGTCTTGGGTTCGAAATTTGGGGAGAGCgtgctgggatttaatttctAGCATCGCCATGTGGTGCGCGAACAAGCGGCCACGTGGCTCGCAAGGGCGTGGGCTGGCTTGCGCaggcaataaaaaaattaaatttttaattttagcagaggtttcaaaatcgccgctaaaattaatacaaaaaattaaatttttaattttagtggcagttttgaaactgccactaaaattaaaaattgaattttttaaaattttttagcggcggtttcaaaactgccactaaatattatagaaaccgccgctaaatcacttatttagcggcgatttttaaaactgccgcaaaatttaaaattagcggcgattattccagcggttgctgaaaaccaccgctaaacGCTCTAAAttacttagcggcggttaaaaaaccaccgctaaatgccaatttttttgtaatgagaaTGTTTGTGCTGCCTACCATATATGTGTATTTCTTCTAGTTTCATGAGATTGTATTGCCAATGCTTGTCGTTTATTTCCAAGTGAAATCATCttattatttttgcatttaatcCAATCTCTTCAACCCATAAGGCAGTAAATATGTGGAACACCAATAACATAGGATAACATAGAGTAGCTAAATTAGCTTCTTAATCCAAGGCTTTGCTTCTGTGCAAGTTCCCAAATAGGACATTACCAATTCTCATaagttgtaacgacccgttagtgagCCTAGACattatgggtattttattttcgaCCATTGGAAATTTTATCCTATTAtaataaatgtgaaaaatatttttatgtggcaaatttatgtaagtaaattttgtggataaattataagtgttattattatttgtgggAAGCTAAAATAAGCCATCTCTAATGAATTGGGGCTTTGAAATTGGGTTAAACCCAAGTGTGAAATTTTGCATATCTAATTAAGTGAAGTTGTAAAGCCCATTGGGCTTATGATGGAAATGGGCCATTATATTTAATTGGGCCAatgatttgggcttgggccccATGTACTTATATGAGtggaatgaaataaatggaaaagaaaggaaaaaatggcATGCTTTATGATTAAAGGTGAGGGCAAAAATGGAGATTGGCATAATGGTTTGataaagaaattgagaaagaaataagaaaaatgtaaaatgaCCATAAGAGGCATgagatatttgtgtgtgtgtgttttatgtggagGGCAAAGTGGTAATTTCCTAAGGAGAGAGTGGTTGGCAGACCACTCCCTTCCCTTCATCTCCCTATGCCTTCATGTTTcccccaatctctctctctctctctctctctctctctctctctctctcgtggctctccttcttctccttcttcttcttttctttttcttcctccattaTTCCTGATTAGAGTTTCAAGAGGTGAGAGTTTAAGCTTCTAGTGGATTGCTTTTTCTTCCAAGCAtcttcaaaggcaagttctccttgcacttttatttatatattgtgcAAGTTTCATGTTTTTCATTGTTCTCTTCTAAATAAACCTCTTTTGGTTGCAAAGTGATGCATATATAATCATAGTTACTCTCTTCTTGTAGTGGTGAGAACCATATTTGTCAATGGTTGCTAAGTCcttcatattttcatatttttcccaAGTTGTGGGTCTCTTTATGAGTCATTGTGGTGTCCTGTTAATGGTTTCATTGGGGCTTGTTTACCCCATATTTCATTCATGGAATGACATTTGcgggttaggaagctagtgcTTGTTTTGAGTGGTTTGTGTCCATCTCGTGTATTTTGGTTCAGTCAAGTCGACTTGTAATAGGTTAAGTCGACTAGTCTgaagccaatttttttttgtcgttTTCCTCATTTTTTAGTTGAGTCGACTCGCCCCAAGTTGACTCGATTTGCCCTCAAGTCGACTCAGCTGCGTTTTGACAACACTGTGCATGCTTCGCTATTTCgcccataacttttgatgtagatgTTGGAATTGCGATCCATTTAAAGCTTCATAAATTAGACTTCGAGGGattcaatttgatatataatatcatatattttggttaatatTTAAGTTTATTAATGCTTTTCCTAATCCAAATCAAGTTTGATTGATAGAGTAAAATGTTGTTAAATACTTCCTCTAATATCTCTCGATCCTCTAAAATAATAAGATgtgtttgaagatatatatgtatgtaaatacatgggattcatgagataaaaatataattaacttgCATGAGgaagtataataataatcaattaggAGATTGTTAAGAAATGTTCTTGGTTGGTATATCCTTGGAGTCTCATGGGTGATGCATTGATAACACTATATGAATAATTGTCCTTAAATAATGGAGTTGCCATAAACGAATGTGAATGAAGTCATATGGATGATCATGATGTGATGTCGCCTAGCTAGAATCCTAGTGGATGATTTTAGGCATGTTGTTGTGAAGATGCTGGAATGTGTATGCAtatgtcactacaaaaaaattgattttttgcgacgatttttttgctacgattttttttaacattttgcggcgatttttcaaaaccgtcacaaaatttattaaaacatttaattttgcgatggttttcaaaaaatcgtcactaaatttagaaaataattaaataattaaaaaattaaattaaatttagagacaatttttgagaaactgccactaaattaaaaaataattaaataatttaaaattaaaataaaattaacatttgtgatgatttttcaaaattatcgcaaaattcattaaaaatttgaatttagcagcgatttttgaaaacggccgctaaattcaaaaataattaaataatttaaaattaaaattaaattaacatttgcaacgatttttgagaaacatctgctaaattaaaaaataattaaataatttaaaattaaaattaaattaacatttgcgataGTTTTaaaaaaccgctgcaaaattcattaaaaatttaaattttacttaagaaaataattcaaaattaaattaatagtaaaatttaatttaaaaagaaataaaagtaaaattaatttaatttaatcttaaaattttaatttaaaaaataaaaataaaaagtaatttaacaaaattttaatatataaaattttaataattttaaaaaatatataaaatctttttttatttttaatcaattaatttatttttaatttattcctatattcttttaaaaaataataaattaattaatgtttttcaatttaggttaaaaatataaaatataattctagaaaatagttgttggattagtatataatttatatgggTAGATATATAATAAAGAGGCATGGCAGAATAGATGGTTACTCGCACGCACGCGCATAGAGGAATTCCCGTGTTCGAATTCGGGGAAGGGGAATTAAGTTGGAAATTCAATTTTCAGCATCGCCACATGGCGTGCGCACATGCTGCCACATGCCTGCAGGGTCGAAGCGTGTGCGTGAGCCTGTGCAC
This window of the Diospyros lotus cultivar Yz01 chromosome 5, ASM1463336v1, whole genome shotgun sequence genome carries:
- the LOC127802219 gene encoding receptor-like protein 6; translated protein: MASSLYFFMFMHLIISCFQLITATPNNFSFVQPLCHAEESSALLQFKQTFSLNKSASFDPLAYWKLQSWKFQGGGANDCCSWDGVECDQSTGHVVGLDLSSSFLFGSINSSSSLFSLVHLRKLNLADNHFNYSQIPSKISHLLLLTTLNLSLSAFSGLIPVEISKLSKLISLDLSQNSAPFLLEKPGLQSLLQNLTSLEEIHLGDVNITSKLTLPNISSLTTLSLSYCGLYGTFPTSIFHLPKLRVLNLRGNNYLTGHLPEFQHTSPLQKLILAFTNFSGELPNTIGNLSFLDTLDLSSCNFSGSIPASLNRTQLTILKLNSNIFSGQILSLAGLSRLWYLGLSYNEFDVGSMFWLWNLTSLTTLLLSGIDLQGSVLSSPVNKIQHTTIGLSNNTTLLNFERLEFDSCNLREFPYFLSFQNQLEELSLENNKIHGQIPAWMLNISKDTLGILSLKDNYLTGFEQQPIILPWAKLQLLELSNNKLQGRLPIPPKSILAYHASNNAIIGELSPLICTLSSLYILDLFNNNLTGSIPPCLSNFSDSLLALDLGGNNFYGPIPQAYNKGNKLELIGFARNQLSGKLPKSLANCTVLKILDISYNLIEGAFPFWLGTLTELEVLNLHSNKFYGAIRSPRTKFEFSKLRIIILSHNGFSGDLPTKYFRSWNAIKSLGEEETNQATVTVKFQLPGLRWENNFFYSMTITNKGVDREYLKTLEIFIGIDLSSNKFEGEIPKSLGDLKALQLLNLSNNELSGGIPSFLGDLSNLEALDLAQNKLSGEIPQQLTQLTFLEFFNVSHNNLTGLIPKGNQFNTFQKNSYEGNSGLCGEPLLRNCGELDAPLPTLSPQPVDSEGSNDSLFPSGVDLIVICMGFGSGMTIGFAIGQMLISK